The Synergistes jonesii genomic sequence GGTCCGATATAAGAGAGAACATACTGAAGGAGGATAAGGACGGCGATTCTTTCGAAATAGTCGTAGAGCGCGGCGGTGCGGAAAAAAGTTACACGATAAGCGTCCCTAAGGACGCCAAGACCGGCGCGCGTCTGCTCGGCGTGCAGCCCTCGCTTGAGAAATTTCCACCACTTGAGGCGCTTTCGAAATCCTTCATTTATTCCTGGAACATGAGCCTGCAGATACTGCGCGGCCTTTACATGACGATCACCGGGCAGCTCAGGGCCGACGTGACGGGGCCGGTCGGCATCGCGTCGATGGCCGGCGACGCGATGCGCGAAGGCTTTTGGACCTTCATCGCCTTCCTCGGCGTAATAAACCTCAACCTCGGACTGCTGAATCTCCTTCCCTTCCCGGCGCTCGACGGCGGCCGCATCCTCTTCATACTGATCGAAGTGATAACGCGCCGCAAAGTCCCCGAAAGGGTCGAGACGATGATACATTACGCCGGCTATGTGATACTCCTTTTGCTTATCGTGCTCGTCACAGGCAAAGACATCTACAGGCTGATGCGTTAGAGGCGCGGCGATGGCGAGCTTAAAGAGCGTGGCGATAAAGGGGCTCAAGATAGGCGGAGGCGCGCCTGTGCGCGTCGAAAGCATGCTAAAGACGCGCCTCGCGGACGTCGAAGGCTGCGTTAAGGAGTGCCGCGCCCTTTTAAAGGCCGGCTGCGAACTCGCGCGCGTCGCGCTGCCCGACGAAGTTCTCGCGCCGAAGCTTGCCGAACTCGTGAAAAAAACCGAGCTGCCTCTGATGGCGGACATCCACTTCAACCATAAACTCGCGCTTGCAGCCCTCTCCGCGGGAGTGCCGGCGATAAGGGTAAATCCAGGCAACATGAGCGGAGCGGCAGGGCTGGCCGAGGTGGTGGCGGCCGCGAAGGACAGAGGCGCCGTGATACGCATAGGCGCGAACGGCGGCTCCGTCGGCAACGCGCAGCTCGCGGCGGCAGGAGGCGACCGCGGCGCGGCTCTCGTCGTCGCAGTCGAAGAACAGCTTGGAGCTCTTCTTGAAAGAGGATTCGAAGACGTGATCGTA encodes the following:
- the rseP gene encoding RIP metalloprotease RseP, giving the protein MLSVISFLIVIGICVISHEGGHFWAARLRDVMIHEFSFGMGPEILSGRRGETQYSLRAFPIGGFVKLEGEDAEEEDEGKRESCDPSRSLANKKPWEKIFIIGAGASVNIFLAWLITALYLAGCGVYDMQTPKLGKIMEGTPAQSAGLRSGDLIRSIDGVELKSWSDIRENILKEDKDGDSFEIVVERGGAEKSYTISVPKDAKTGARLLGVQPSLEKFPPLEALSKSFIYSWNMSLQILRGLYMTITGQLRADVTGPVGIASMAGDAMREGFWTFIAFLGVINLNLGLLNLLPFPALDGGRILFILIEVITRRKVPERVETMIHYAGYVILLLLIVLVTGKDIYRLMR